A segment of the Microbacterium luteolum genome:
TGAGAGCGTTGTCCCAGTCCGCGTCGAGGGTCTTACGCCAGGCCTCATGTGCGAGACGGTCCGCGCCACATGCACGACAGGGTTCGTTGTGATCCCAGGTCTCGTGCCTCCGGCAGGTGGGGGTGGGTGCGGAGTCGCCTCCCCTTCCCTTTCCCTGATCCCTATCCCCTTCCCCTCCAGGAGTGAGCGCTCCGGGAACACTCACTGAGTCCTCAGCGAGTGGTGGTTGAGGGGTATTCGGTGGGAGCGGGAGGCGCTTCTTCGAGGGTCGATTGATGACCTGGTGGGAGAGGAGGGTGGGAATGTGCAGGTATGCCTTGCCGTCGACGACGTAGCGCACGATGTGCCCGCTCCGTGACAGCTCAGTGAGCGCTTCCTGAGTCCTCCGGGATGCCTCATCGCGATCATCGAGTGGGAACAGGTCCGCGACGATGAGGCGTATGTCGTCGCGCCCGACACCGCCGTCGTCGACGTACGACCACAGGCCGATGTAGACGAGGCGGTGGTGCCAGTCGAGCTCGGCGACGTCGTCGCTGCGCCAGAACTCGGGCTTCACGGTTCGAATGCGCATGTCAGGCGGCCGGCTGCAGGTCGTTGATCTCGGCGAGGAGGCGCGCGTACCGCAGGCGGAGCCCGCCTCGAGGTCGGCTGACGCCCGTTTCCCACCGCTGCACCGTGTTGGGCCAGACGTCCAGCTCTGCAGCGATGCGTGCCTGGCTCATGCCTGCCCGCTCACGGATCTCGCGAGCCGTTCCCGGTTCGACGAGCTTCTCGGCGATGGCGTCCTGTGCGATCGACATTGTCTTGCTCCCTTCGTTACAACAATTGTTGCGCGCTTCGATGGGATTTGGGATATGCTGAGTATCCCGATCGGGAATGGAGTTCGGAATGATCGAGACTGGCTGGACAGACGTTGCCGAACTGCTCTCGTGGTTCGGTGAGGCGAAGAACGTGGGCCCGCGCCTGCAGGAGATCCGTGAGGGACGTCGCGATTCTGATGGTCGCCCTGCCCCGTGGACGCAGGAGCAGCTTGCTGCGGCGATGTCTGCGCTCCCCGGCGCCCGCCCTATGAGCAAGATGACAATCTGGAAGATCGAGAACCCCGACAAGCCTTCGTCGAACCGTTCGGTCACAGTCGACGAACTCATCGGGTTCGCAAAGGTGCTCAACGTCACGATCGCCGATCTCCTTCTGCCGGGAGATCAGGTCGCACAGCTTGCGGCGTTCAAGGCGGTGACGGACGCCGCAAGCCACCTGCAGGAGGTGCGAGATGCGTGGTCCCGATACACCGGCTCGCTTCGCACCGCTCGTGCTCATCTCGAGGGATCCCCGGACGCGCGTAGCGATATGCAGAATCAGCTTCGCCGCACGAGGGCTGATCACTATCGGAGCTTCGCTGCCGCCCATGCCAACTACGCGCCGGTGCTGGCGGCGCAGCACGGGCG
Coding sequences within it:
- a CDS encoding helix-turn-helix domain-containing protein, encoding MSIAQDAIAEKLVEPGTAREIRERAGMSQARIAAELDVWPNTVQRWETGVSRPRGGLRLRYARLLAEINDLQPAA
- a CDS encoding helix-turn-helix domain-containing protein, producing the protein MEFGMIETGWTDVAELLSWFGEAKNVGPRLQEIREGRRDSDGRPAPWTQEQLAAAMSALPGARPMSKMTIWKIENPDKPSSNRSVTVDELIGFAKVLNVTIADLLLPGDQVAQLAAFKAVTDAASHLQEVRDAWSRYTGSLRTARAHLEGSPDARSDMQNQLRRTRADHYRSFAAAHANYAPVLAAQHGREFTLEEFAAGQMPTPLLAAMEDALGPLEPHLDGWATGRHEPPLDSTDFTYSGGA